Proteins encoded together in one Stigmatella aurantiaca window:
- a CDS encoding SirB1 family protein, whose translation MNFSSGFGSPLARERLVSALAADPPRLDLAALAIATLANPTLDTAACLHTLDMLAARVSVEVERQFEQGESLSRLRALRHVLADIEGFRGNEKDYFSPNNSFLDHVLAHKVGLPITLSVVYLEVARRAGIPLYGVAFPGHFLVACNAGDHKLVIDPFHNGDILTEHGCEELLKRVAPQLRFDSAKLAPAPVELITYRMLSNLKRVYLERDDAERGLTVVDLLLLLAPDHPGELRTRALLLMKVGAFRASLKDVDRCLELSPDAPDRDRLELLSKELRERLEQLN comes from the coding sequence GTGAACTTCTCCTCCGGATTCGGTTCTCCGCTGGCCCGGGAGCGCCTGGTCTCCGCCCTGGCTGCGGATCCGCCCCGCCTGGATCTGGCGGCCCTGGCCATCGCCACCCTCGCCAACCCCACGCTGGACACCGCCGCGTGTTTGCACACGCTGGACATGCTGGCTGCCCGGGTGTCGGTGGAAGTCGAGCGCCAGTTCGAGCAAGGCGAGTCCCTGTCCCGGCTGCGGGCCCTGCGCCACGTCCTGGCGGACATCGAGGGCTTCCGCGGCAACGAGAAGGACTACTTCTCGCCCAACAACAGCTTCCTGGACCATGTGCTGGCCCACAAGGTGGGGCTGCCCATCACCCTGTCCGTGGTGTACCTGGAAGTTGCCCGGCGGGCAGGCATCCCCCTGTACGGCGTGGCGTTCCCGGGCCACTTCCTGGTGGCGTGCAACGCCGGGGACCACAAGCTGGTCATTGATCCGTTCCACAACGGCGACATCCTCACCGAGCACGGCTGCGAGGAGCTGCTCAAGCGCGTGGCGCCGCAGCTGCGCTTCGACAGCGCCAAGCTGGCCCCCGCGCCCGTGGAGCTCATCACCTACCGGATGCTCTCCAACTTGAAGCGCGTGTACCTGGAGCGGGACGACGCCGAGCGAGGGCTCACCGTGGTGGACCTGCTGCTGCTGCTGGCCCCGGACCACCCGGGGGAGCTGCGCACGCGCGCCCTGCTGCTGATGAAGGTGGGGGCGTTCCGCGCCTCCCTCAAGGATGTGGACCGCTGCCTGGAGCTGTCCCCGGACGCGCCAGACCGCGACCGCCTGGAGCTGCTGTCCAAGGAGCTGCGCGAGCGGTTGGAGCAGCTCAACTGA
- a CDS encoding YiiX/YebB-like N1pC/P60 family cysteine hydrolase, whose amino-acid sequence MPSAPLLLALLTLSGAPPAPPPAPAQPLGVYELDPGSFAFLAQQDLQALQRHAAGLRALQEQLLAQRALYLQDQSIPYTPGQKHTLLTTWAAFFDYFVSTEIIRQRYWNFVTVPSLTQPAKHGWGYLLTHTALTTELAHGLTYAELTNGRKQLEVLLDEPSAEYGLPARAFTQFKQKVIHISTAAQLYTGDRYREQARGLLKKAGAHKLPLTVWALQEMKAASEVARGKLLQRGPAFFTVAAKDAVQDNAARAIFPVQRSVAEWMGDTRVARQGKPLISREQVLSVLERTQPGDILVARQNWYLSNIGLPGFWPHAELYVGTPEQLSAHFDGDADVAAWLATLPGQPRTLGEHLARLFPEKWARYQGTDGHGDALRIIESISEGVSFTGPEHGMRVDYLGVLRPRLPLREKAQAIVRAFTYQGRPYDFDFDFFSDATLVCTELVYKAYAPSEGMTGLRIGLVEVAGRRTLPANALVKLFDQEYGLPGRQLDFVAFLDGREQGQAAIEGDALSFRQSYRRLKWDIAQK is encoded by the coding sequence ATGCCCTCCGCCCCCCTGCTGTTGGCCCTCCTCACGCTCTCCGGTGCCCCCCCGGCCCCTCCGCCCGCCCCGGCTCAGCCCCTCGGCGTCTATGAGCTGGACCCGGGCTCCTTCGCGTTCCTGGCCCAGCAGGATCTCCAGGCCCTCCAGCGCCACGCGGCCGGGCTCCGGGCCCTGCAGGAGCAGCTCCTCGCCCAGCGCGCCCTCTACCTGCAGGATCAGTCCATCCCCTACACCCCCGGGCAGAAGCACACGCTGCTCACCACCTGGGCGGCCTTCTTCGACTACTTCGTCTCCACGGAGATCATCCGCCAGCGCTACTGGAACTTCGTGACGGTGCCCTCGCTGACCCAGCCCGCGAAGCACGGCTGGGGCTACCTGCTCACCCACACGGCGCTCACCACGGAGCTGGCCCACGGGCTCACCTACGCGGAGCTGACGAATGGCCGGAAGCAGTTGGAGGTGCTCCTGGATGAGCCCTCCGCGGAATACGGCCTGCCTGCCCGCGCCTTCACGCAGTTCAAGCAGAAGGTCATCCACATCTCCACCGCGGCCCAGCTCTACACGGGCGATCGCTACCGGGAGCAGGCCCGCGGCCTCCTGAAGAAGGCCGGGGCGCACAAGCTGCCCCTGACAGTCTGGGCCCTCCAGGAGATGAAGGCCGCCTCCGAGGTGGCCCGGGGCAAGCTTCTCCAGCGGGGCCCCGCCTTCTTCACCGTGGCGGCCAAGGATGCCGTCCAGGACAACGCGGCGCGGGCCATTTTCCCCGTGCAGCGCTCCGTGGCCGAGTGGATGGGCGACACGCGCGTGGCCCGCCAGGGCAAGCCCCTCATCTCCCGCGAGCAGGTCCTGTCGGTGCTGGAGAGGACGCAGCCGGGAGACATCCTCGTCGCGCGGCAGAACTGGTACCTCTCCAACATCGGCCTGCCGGGCTTCTGGCCCCATGCGGAGCTGTACGTGGGCACGCCGGAGCAGCTCTCCGCCCACTTCGACGGGGACGCGGACGTGGCGGCGTGGCTCGCCACCTTGCCCGGCCAGCCCCGGACGCTCGGCGAGCACCTGGCCCGGCTCTTCCCGGAGAAGTGGGCGCGCTACCAGGGCACGGACGGGCACGGGGACGCCTTGCGCATCATCGAATCCATCAGCGAGGGCGTCTCCTTCACCGGCCCCGAGCACGGCATGCGCGTGGACTACCTAGGCGTGCTGCGGCCCCGGCTGCCGCTCCGGGAGAAGGCGCAGGCCATCGTGCGGGCGTTCACCTACCAGGGCCGCCCCTACGACTTCGACTTCGACTTCTTCTCGGACGCGACGCTGGTGTGCACGGAGCTCGTCTACAAGGCCTATGCGCCCTCCGAGGGCATGACGGGCCTGCGCATCGGCCTGGTGGAGGTGGCGGGCCGGCGCACCCTGCCCGCCAACGCGCTCGTCAAGCTGTTCGACCAGGAGTACGGCTTGCCCGGCCGACAACTCGACTTCGTCGCCTTTCTGGATGGACGCGAGCAGGGGCAGGCCGCTATCGAGGGGGATGCCCTCTCCTTCCGCCAGAGCTACCGGCGGCTGAAGTGGGACATCGCCCAGAAGTGA
- a CDS encoding DUF2795 domain-containing protein: MAYGQAENPALSIPTHLDAVEYPVWREQLAKAAADNGASIDVINVLKCLPRSQYESKEQVQRDLAEAARRFATGNHDEDDGVARDRRNIGRDLVENAPPGNSRHP; the protein is encoded by the coding sequence ATGGCTTACGGACAGGCGGAGAACCCGGCGCTCTCGATCCCCACCCACTTGGACGCGGTGGAGTATCCGGTGTGGCGTGAGCAGCTTGCCAAGGCGGCTGCGGACAACGGTGCCTCCATTGATGTCATCAACGTCCTCAAGTGTTTGCCTCGCTCGCAGTACGAGTCGAAGGAGCAGGTGCAGCGCGACCTGGCCGAGGCGGCGCGGCGGTTCGCCACTGGCAACCATGACGAGGACGATGGGGTGGCGCGTGACCGGCGCAACATCGGCAGGGACTTGGTGGAGAACGCTCCTCCGGGGAACTCGCGTCATCCTTGA
- a CDS encoding CoA-binding protein, translating into MNFRDNLIESEAGIERVVKASKRVAVLGIKTEQQAGQPALYVPEYLVRAGVEVVPVPVYYPDVTHILGKPVFRRLVDIPGEVDLVDVFRRPQDIDAHVDDIIAKKPKAVWFQSGIRNAAAAEKLAQAGIQVVQDRCLMVDHRRYGSR; encoded by the coding sequence ATGAACTTCCGGGACAACCTCATCGAGAGCGAGGCGGGCATCGAGCGCGTGGTGAAGGCCTCGAAGCGCGTGGCGGTGCTGGGCATCAAGACGGAGCAGCAGGCGGGGCAGCCCGCGCTCTATGTTCCGGAGTACCTGGTCCGGGCGGGGGTGGAGGTGGTGCCGGTCCCCGTGTACTACCCGGATGTGACGCACATCCTGGGCAAGCCCGTGTTCCGGCGGCTCGTGGACATTCCGGGCGAGGTGGACCTGGTGGACGTGTTCCGGCGCCCCCAGGACATCGATGCGCACGTGGACGACATCATCGCCAAGAAGCCGAAGGCGGTGTGGTTCCAGTCCGGCATCCGCAATGCCGCCGCGGCCGAGAAGCTGGCCCAGGCGGGCATCCAGGTGGTCCAGGACCGGTGCCTGATGGTGGACCACCGGCGCTACGGCTCCCGCTGA
- a CDS encoding patatin-like phospholipase family protein: protein MATPTLHQLLDGKRIGLVLSAGYFGFYGHAGFLKGLASAGIQPAAYAGTSAGGMVAALGAAGMPISEMEELLLKQTKENFWDPDPIGAVMDVRKGHGFTGLLKGKRFRTLLEDNLPVRTFEELPHPLLLVAANLTQGTHDVFTRGELAPAIHATCAYPGLFRSVPIGQSHYWDGGLVDKAPALALSENAIGKDLDVLLVHYLPSKTRKVVGGPLVYAQGLATASAALRHDHFRLQLSLLETRKVPVYVVTSNLPPVTPTTLERGFGALDQARLSAERALARPPQKFEAS, encoded by the coding sequence ATGGCCACTCCCACCTTGCACCAGCTCCTCGACGGCAAACGCATCGGACTCGTCCTCTCCGCGGGTTACTTCGGCTTCTACGGCCACGCCGGCTTCCTGAAGGGGCTGGCGAGCGCGGGCATCCAGCCCGCGGCCTACGCGGGCACCTCGGCGGGGGGCATGGTGGCGGCGCTCGGGGCCGCGGGCATGCCGATCTCCGAGATGGAGGAGCTGCTGCTGAAGCAGACGAAGGAGAACTTCTGGGATCCGGACCCCATTGGCGCGGTGATGGACGTGCGCAAGGGGCATGGCTTCACGGGCCTGCTCAAGGGGAAGCGCTTCCGGACGCTGCTGGAGGACAACCTCCCGGTGCGCACCTTCGAGGAGCTGCCGCACCCACTGCTCCTGGTGGCCGCGAACCTCACCCAGGGCACGCACGACGTGTTCACCCGGGGTGAGTTGGCCCCGGCCATCCACGCCACGTGTGCTTACCCGGGCCTGTTCCGCTCGGTGCCCATCGGGCAGTCCCACTACTGGGACGGAGGCCTGGTGGACAAGGCGCCCGCGCTGGCACTGAGCGAGAACGCCATCGGCAAGGACCTGGACGTGCTGCTCGTGCACTACCTGCCGAGCAAGACGCGGAAGGTCGTCGGAGGCCCGCTGGTGTACGCCCAGGGGTTGGCGACGGCCTCGGCGGCCCTGCGGCACGACCACTTCCGGCTCCAGCTGAGCTTGCTGGAGACCCGGAAGGTGCCGGTGTACGTCGTCACGTCCAACCTGCCGCCCGTGACCCCGACGACGCTGGAGCGGGGCTTCGGCGCCCTGGACCAGGCGCGGCTGTCCGCGGAGCGGGCCCTGGCCCGGCCGCCCCAGAAGTTCGAAGCGTCATGA
- a CDS encoding ArsR/SmtB family transcription factor — translation MDVLSQSFRVLGDATRLRILRLVAQAPLNVTELVSLVGVAQSSVSHHLGKLKGLGLIREERQAGYSYYSLALEQADSRWPLIRLAQEAEDDTGDSARLKDLLRAREDRQALNERLLEPGQSWSLWAGALASLLPPLDVADFGCGTGTLSVAIARWAHRVWAIDQNPEALTQAKERAAREGRSNIQFLCENLHRLSLPAGERDLVVISQSLHHVESPEAVLAEASRLLKPGGKLVVLELMTHEERWVLDRLGHKHLGFSPEFLEAALRETGFQSLNREVHARDGASPFRVFLLTGVKAA, via the coding sequence ATGGATGTCCTCTCCCAGTCCTTTCGCGTCCTTGGCGATGCGACACGGCTGCGGATCCTGCGCCTCGTGGCCCAAGCTCCGCTGAACGTGACGGAATTGGTGTCCCTGGTGGGCGTGGCGCAATCCTCCGTCTCCCACCACCTGGGCAAGCTCAAGGGGCTGGGGCTCATCCGCGAGGAGCGCCAGGCTGGCTACAGCTACTACTCCCTGGCCCTGGAGCAGGCAGACAGCCGCTGGCCGCTCATCCGCCTGGCCCAGGAGGCCGAGGACGACACCGGCGACTCCGCCCGGCTGAAGGACCTGCTCCGCGCGCGCGAGGACCGGCAGGCGCTCAACGAGCGGCTCCTCGAGCCCGGCCAGTCCTGGTCCTTGTGGGCGGGCGCGCTCGCCTCGCTGCTGCCCCCCCTGGACGTGGCGGACTTTGGCTGTGGCACCGGCACGCTCTCGGTGGCCATCGCCCGCTGGGCCCACCGCGTCTGGGCCATTGATCAAAACCCCGAGGCGCTCACCCAGGCCAAGGAGCGCGCCGCGCGCGAGGGCCGCTCCAACATCCAGTTCCTGTGCGAGAACCTGCACCGGCTGTCCCTGCCCGCGGGCGAGCGGGATCTCGTCGTCATCTCCCAGAGCCTGCACCACGTGGAGTCCCCGGAGGCGGTGCTGGCCGAGGCCTCCCGGCTGCTCAAGCCCGGGGGCAAGCTGGTGGTGCTGGAGCTGATGACGCACGAGGAGCGCTGGGTTCTCGACCGGCTGGGCCACAAGCACCTGGGCTTCTCGCCCGAATTTCTCGAGGCCGCGTTGCGTGAGACCGGCTTCCAATCTCTCAACCGTGAGGTCCACGCGCGCGACGGGGCCAGTCCGTTTCGCGTGTTCCTCCTGACCGGAGTCAAAGCCGCATGA
- the metH gene encoding methionine synthase, which produces MSHLPAPLPLPPGENGRRVEALRAAMRERVLVLDGAMGTLIQAQNLKMNDFGGAEYEGCNEHLVLTRPDVIQGIHAEYFAAGADVTETDSFGGTPLVLAEFGLGHKALEINIAASRLARQAAADAEAKDGRMRWVAGSIGPTTKAISVTGGITFDELVDQFAAQTEGLAIGGSDYLLVETCQDTRNVKAALLGIERAFRKLGYALPVAVSGTIEPMGTMLAGQSVESLAASLEHVELLYLGLNCATGPEFMTDHLRSLSGMSPFAVSCVPNAGLPDENGNYLESPEMLARSLRRFCEHGWLNVVGGCCGTRPSHIRAIAEAVKGLRPRMSTAKPRSTLSGVDFLEVTDDLRPIIVGERTNVIGSKKFKELVAAGQYEDASEVARAQVKRGAQVIDICLANPDRDELEDMTRFLDVVVKKVRVPLMIDSTDEKVIERALTYCQGKAIINSVNLEDGEERFEKVVPLARQYGAALVVGCIDEVGMAVTRQRKLEVAKRSVELLTGKYGMKAEDLYFDPLVFPCASGDAQYTGSAVETIEGVRLIKQHFPQCKTVLGISNVSFGLPTAGREVLNSVFLYHCVQAGLDMALVNSEKLERYPSLPQEERTLSEDLLYNRGGDPVTPFAAHFRERKPQKAATSSLPLEERLQRYIIEGSRDGLFADLDLAMEKYGPLEIINGPLMKGMDEVGRLFGANELIVAEVLQSAESMKAAVGHLEPRMSQTQTATRGKIVLATVKGDVHDIGKNLVEIILANNGFQVVNLGIKVPPEQLVQAVREHRPDMLGLSGLLVKSAHQMVATAEDLKRAGVEVPILVGGAALSRNFVDKNIAPAYSGTVAYAQDAMSGLDLAKQIVDPQGHDKLRQELAERRTKLAQEVKDRPKVSAPVIPATRSKSVKVLEKVPPVPDYERHVLTNTPLDHIWKFINPVMLYGRHLGLRTSSRVLGTPAEAELSKTEEGRKALALKDAVEELKAFLRGGVMHARAVFQFFKAGSDGNRVLLFDGLTGEQKAVFDFPRQEKEDGVCLADYVLPLEGGVPRDNLGMFVTTAGGGIRELSEGFKAKGEFLKMHAVQALALETAEGYAELLHTQLRSMWGFPDKPDMTMLERFRAEYEGKRYSFGYPACPRLEDQAGLFAALRPEEIGVQLTDGFMMEPEASVSAVVFHHPQAHYFSVT; this is translated from the coding sequence ATGAGCCACCTGCCCGCCCCCCTGCCGCTGCCCCCTGGTGAGAATGGCCGCCGCGTCGAGGCTCTGCGCGCCGCGATGCGCGAGCGCGTCCTGGTGCTCGACGGGGCCATGGGCACGCTCATCCAGGCCCAGAACCTCAAGATGAACGACTTCGGCGGGGCCGAGTACGAGGGCTGCAACGAGCACCTCGTCCTCACCCGGCCCGACGTCATCCAGGGCATCCACGCGGAGTACTTCGCCGCGGGCGCGGACGTGACGGAGACGGACTCCTTTGGCGGCACGCCCCTGGTGCTCGCCGAGTTCGGCCTGGGCCACAAGGCGCTGGAGATCAACATCGCGGCCTCGCGGCTGGCCCGCCAGGCCGCCGCCGACGCCGAGGCGAAGGACGGCCGGATGCGCTGGGTGGCCGGCTCCATCGGCCCCACCACCAAGGCCATCTCCGTGACGGGCGGCATCACCTTCGACGAGCTGGTGGACCAGTTCGCGGCGCAGACCGAGGGCCTGGCCATCGGTGGCTCGGACTACCTGCTGGTGGAGACGTGCCAGGACACCCGCAACGTGAAGGCGGCGCTCCTGGGCATCGAGCGGGCCTTCCGCAAGCTCGGCTACGCGCTGCCCGTGGCGGTGTCCGGCACCATCGAGCCCATGGGGACGATGCTGGCGGGCCAGTCCGTGGAGAGCCTCGCCGCGTCGCTGGAGCACGTGGAGCTGCTCTACCTGGGGCTCAACTGCGCCACCGGCCCGGAGTTCATGACGGACCACCTGCGCTCCCTGTCCGGCATGAGCCCCTTCGCCGTCTCGTGCGTGCCCAACGCGGGCCTGCCGGACGAGAACGGCAACTACCTGGAGTCGCCGGAGATGCTCGCCCGCTCGCTGCGGCGCTTCTGTGAACATGGCTGGCTCAACGTGGTGGGGGGCTGTTGTGGCACGCGCCCCAGCCACATCCGCGCCATCGCCGAGGCGGTGAAGGGGCTGCGGCCCCGGATGTCCACGGCCAAGCCGCGCTCCACGCTGTCCGGCGTGGACTTCCTGGAGGTGACGGACGACCTGCGCCCCATCATCGTGGGCGAGCGCACCAACGTCATCGGCAGCAAGAAGTTCAAGGAGCTCGTCGCCGCCGGGCAGTACGAGGACGCCTCGGAGGTGGCCCGCGCCCAGGTGAAGCGGGGCGCCCAGGTCATCGACATCTGCCTGGCGAACCCCGACCGGGACGAGCTGGAGGACATGACGCGCTTCCTGGACGTGGTCGTCAAGAAGGTGCGGGTGCCCTTGATGATCGACTCCACGGACGAGAAGGTCATCGAGCGGGCGCTCACGTACTGCCAGGGCAAGGCCATCATCAACTCGGTCAACCTGGAGGACGGCGAGGAGCGCTTCGAGAAGGTGGTGCCCCTGGCGCGCCAGTACGGCGCGGCGCTGGTGGTGGGCTGCATCGACGAGGTGGGCATGGCCGTCACGCGCCAGCGCAAGCTGGAGGTGGCGAAGCGCTCCGTGGAGCTGCTCACCGGCAAGTACGGGATGAAGGCGGAGGACCTGTACTTCGATCCGCTGGTGTTCCCGTGTGCCTCGGGCGATGCGCAGTACACGGGCAGCGCGGTGGAGACCATCGAGGGCGTGCGGCTCATCAAGCAGCACTTCCCCCAGTGCAAGACGGTGCTGGGCATCTCCAACGTGTCCTTCGGCCTGCCCACCGCGGGCCGCGAGGTGCTCAACTCCGTGTTCCTCTACCACTGTGTCCAGGCGGGCCTGGACATGGCGCTCGTGAACTCGGAGAAGCTGGAGCGCTACCCGTCGCTGCCCCAGGAGGAGCGCACGCTGTCGGAGGACCTGCTCTACAACCGGGGCGGAGACCCCGTGACGCCCTTCGCCGCGCACTTCCGCGAGCGCAAGCCGCAGAAGGCCGCCACCAGCTCCCTGCCGCTGGAGGAGCGGCTGCAGCGCTACATCATCGAGGGCTCGCGCGATGGCCTCTTCGCGGACCTGGACCTGGCGATGGAGAAGTACGGGCCGCTGGAGATCATCAACGGCCCGTTGATGAAGGGCATGGACGAGGTGGGCCGGCTCTTCGGCGCCAACGAGCTCATCGTCGCCGAGGTGCTCCAGAGCGCCGAGTCCATGAAGGCCGCCGTGGGCCACCTGGAGCCGCGCATGAGCCAGACGCAGACGGCCACGCGCGGAAAAATCGTCCTCGCCACGGTGAAGGGGGACGTGCACGACATCGGCAAGAACCTGGTGGAGATCATCCTCGCCAACAACGGCTTCCAGGTGGTGAACCTGGGCATCAAGGTCCCGCCCGAGCAGCTCGTGCAGGCCGTGCGCGAGCACCGGCCGGACATGCTCGGCCTGTCGGGCCTGCTGGTGAAGAGCGCGCACCAGATGGTGGCCACCGCGGAGGACCTCAAGCGCGCGGGCGTGGAGGTGCCCATCCTCGTGGGCGGCGCGGCGCTCAGCCGCAACTTCGTCGACAAGAACATCGCCCCGGCCTACTCGGGCACGGTGGCCTACGCGCAGGACGCCATGAGCGGCCTGGACCTGGCCAAGCAAATCGTTGATCCCCAGGGGCACGACAAGCTCCGGCAGGAGCTCGCCGAGCGCCGGACGAAGCTCGCCCAGGAGGTGAAGGACCGGCCCAAGGTGAGCGCCCCCGTCATCCCCGCCACGCGCAGCAAGTCGGTGAAGGTGCTGGAGAAGGTGCCCCCGGTGCCGGACTACGAGCGGCACGTGCTGACGAACACGCCGCTCGACCACATCTGGAAGTTCATCAACCCGGTGATGCTCTACGGGCGGCACCTGGGCCTGCGCACCTCCTCACGCGTGCTGGGCACGCCGGCCGAGGCGGAGCTGAGCAAGACGGAGGAGGGGCGCAAGGCGCTGGCGCTGAAGGATGCGGTGGAGGAGCTGAAGGCCTTCCTGCGCGGCGGGGTGATGCACGCGCGCGCCGTCTTCCAGTTCTTCAAGGCGGGCAGCGACGGCAACCGCGTGCTGCTCTTCGACGGGCTCACGGGCGAGCAGAAGGCCGTCTTCGACTTCCCCCGCCAGGAGAAGGAGGACGGGGTGTGTCTGGCCGACTACGTGCTGCCGCTGGAGGGTGGGGTGCCGCGCGACAACCTGGGCATGTTCGTCACCACCGCGGGCGGCGGCATCCGCGAGCTCTCCGAGGGCTTCAAGGCCAA